One Cucurbita pepo subsp. pepo cultivar mu-cu-16 chromosome LG20, ASM280686v2, whole genome shotgun sequence genomic window carries:
- the LOC111782927 gene encoding cyclin-T1-5-like isoform X1, with the protein MAGLLPFESTHHRISDSGSSMSSQENQDEGGRWYMSRKEIEENSPSRRDGIDLKKETYLRKSYCTFLQDLGMRLKVPQVTIATAIIFCHRFFLRQSHAKNDRRIIATVCMFLAGKVEETPRPLKDVIIVSYEIIHMKNPAAAQRIKQKEVYEQQKELILLGERVVLGTLAFDLNIHHPYKPLVEAIKKFKVAQNALAQVAWNFVNDGLRTSLCLQFKPHHIAAGAIFLAAKFLKVKLPSDGEKVWWQEFDVTPRQLEEVSNQMLELYEQNRVPPAQGSEVDGSTGAGPSHPNVAKTTAATEEQTSKQVSSCSAPDHSYADSHGVPQRAAQNLGKNNGTATEAGSVITGHKVDPELTDSHHTDEVTYKDNSRDISDRTRSVVEPIGEEREKNNSKSENAEAGEQRDNGVSHKSSSLVGRNAEVREGPIGQSPKEAIKMIDRDKVKAALEKRRKSRGEMSRKKDVMDEDDLIERELEDGIELAAEDEKNRRERGQSWSKVDNQDDGKVCEESSSAHHSGTKTHTSRGTKVENVVEEGEMLDDASPALNSRKRKAGRSPDWHSEGKKWNDSNNHHHAVEDGNRKNRSVHTDRELKRHAHGNHL; encoded by the exons ATGGCTGGACTTCTGCCATTTGAGTCGACACATCATAGAATATCTGATAGCGGGTCCTCAATGAGTTCTCAAGAAAATCAAGATGAAGGAGGTCGTTGGTATATGTCCAGaaaggaaattgaagaaaattccCCATCAAGAAGGGATGGTATTGACTTGAAGAAGGAGACTTATTTACGGAAGTCATACTGCACATTTTTGCAAGATCTGGGCATGAGGCTCAAAGT GCCCCAAGTAACGATAGCCACAGCTATAATATTCTGTCATCGATTCTTTCTTCGACAGTCCCATGCAAAGAATGACAGAAGG ATCATTGCAACAGTCTGTATGTTCCTCGCTGGGAAGGTTGAAGAGACGCCTCGCCCACTAAAGGATGTTATCATTGTTTCTTATGAAATTATTCACATGAAAAATCCTGCTGCAGCCCAGAGGATCAAACAGAAG GAAGTTTATGAGCAACAAAAGGAGTTAATTTTACTTGGTGAGAGAGTTGTGCTCGGGACCTTAGCTTTTGACCTGAATATTCATCACCCTTACAAGCCACTTGTTgaagcaataaaaaaatttaaggttgcCCAGAACGCACTAGCTCAAGTTGCATGGAATTTTGTCAATGATGG GTTGAGGACGTCACTCTGTCTGCAGTTTAAGCCCCATCATATTGCAGCAGGTGCCATTTTTCTTGCTGCCAAGTTTCTTAAAGTGAAGCTTCCATCGGATGGTGAGAAGGTTTGGTGGCAAGAATTTGACGTGACCCCTCGCCAATTGGAGG AGGTCAGCAATCAAATGCTAGAACTATACGAGCAAAATCGGGTGCCACCAGCTCAGGGAAGTGAAGTAGATGGAAGTACTGGTGCGGGTCCAAGTCATCCTAATGTAGCAAAAACCACAGCTGCTACTGAGGAACAGACTTCAAAGCAAGTATCTTCTTGTTCAGCACCTGACCATTCGTATGCAGATAGTCATGGGGTACCTCAAAGAGCTGCCCAGAATCTTGGCAAGAACAATGGGACTGCTACGGAGGCGGGTAGTGTCATTACTGGACACAAGGTGGACCCAGAATTAACAGATAGTCATCATACTGATGAAGTGACCTACAAGGATAATAGCAGAGATATTTCAGACCGAACGAGGTCTGTAGTTGAACCCattggagaagagagagaaaagaataatagTAAAAGTGAGAATGCGGAAGCAGGAGAACAGAGGGACAATGGTGTATCTCACAAGTCTAGCAGTCTTGTTGGTCGAAACGCTGAGGTTCGGGAAGGTCCCATCGGGCAGTCGCCCAAAGAAGCTATCAAAATGATTGATAGAGACAAGGTCAAGGCAGCActtgagaaaagaagaaaatcacGTGGAGAGATGTCCAGGAAGAAAGATGTGATGGATGAAGATGATCTCATTGAGAGAGAGCTGGAAGATGGTATAGAATTGGCGGCAGAGGATGAGAAAAACAGGCGGGAGAGGGGGCAAAGCTGGTCTAAGGTTGATAACCAAGATGATGGGAAGGTCTGCGAGGAATCTTCAAGTGCGCATCATTCAGGAACCAAGACCCACACTTCACGGGGGACCAAAGTAGAGAATGTAGTTGAAGAAGGAGAGATGTTAGATGATGCTTCCCCAGCTTTGAATAGCCGCAAGAGAAAAGCTGGGAGGTCCCCTGATTGGCACTCCGAGGGAAAGAAGTGGAACGATTCTAATAACCATCACCATGCTGTGGAAGATGGAAACCGCAAGAATCGATCGGTTCATACCGACAGGGAGCTCAAAAGGCATGCCCATGGGAATCACTTATAA
- the LOC111782927 gene encoding cyclin-T1-5-like isoform X2, translating to MFLAGKVEETPRPLKDVIIVSYEIIHMKNPAAAQRIKQKEVYEQQKELILLGERVVLGTLAFDLNIHHPYKPLVEAIKKFKVAQNALAQVAWNFVNDGLRTSLCLQFKPHHIAAGAIFLAAKFLKVKLPSDGEKVWWQEFDVTPRQLEEVSNQMLELYEQNRVPPAQGSEVDGSTGAGPSHPNVAKTTAATEEQTSKQVSSCSAPDHSYADSHGVPQRAAQNLGKNNGTATEAGSVITGHKVDPELTDSHHTDEVTYKDNSRDISDRTRSVVEPIGEEREKNNSKSENAEAGEQRDNGVSHKSSSLVGRNAEVREGPIGQSPKEAIKMIDRDKVKAALEKRRKSRGEMSRKKDVMDEDDLIERELEDGIELAAEDEKNRRERGQSWSKVDNQDDGKVCEESSSAHHSGTKTHTSRGTKVENVVEEGEMLDDASPALNSRKRKAGRSPDWHSEGKKWNDSNNHHHAVEDGNRKNRSVHTDRELKRHAHGNHL from the exons ATGTTCCTCGCTGGGAAGGTTGAAGAGACGCCTCGCCCACTAAAGGATGTTATCATTGTTTCTTATGAAATTATTCACATGAAAAATCCTGCTGCAGCCCAGAGGATCAAACAGAAG GAAGTTTATGAGCAACAAAAGGAGTTAATTTTACTTGGTGAGAGAGTTGTGCTCGGGACCTTAGCTTTTGACCTGAATATTCATCACCCTTACAAGCCACTTGTTgaagcaataaaaaaatttaaggttgcCCAGAACGCACTAGCTCAAGTTGCATGGAATTTTGTCAATGATGG GTTGAGGACGTCACTCTGTCTGCAGTTTAAGCCCCATCATATTGCAGCAGGTGCCATTTTTCTTGCTGCCAAGTTTCTTAAAGTGAAGCTTCCATCGGATGGTGAGAAGGTTTGGTGGCAAGAATTTGACGTGACCCCTCGCCAATTGGAGG AGGTCAGCAATCAAATGCTAGAACTATACGAGCAAAATCGGGTGCCACCAGCTCAGGGAAGTGAAGTAGATGGAAGTACTGGTGCGGGTCCAAGTCATCCTAATGTAGCAAAAACCACAGCTGCTACTGAGGAACAGACTTCAAAGCAAGTATCTTCTTGTTCAGCACCTGACCATTCGTATGCAGATAGTCATGGGGTACCTCAAAGAGCTGCCCAGAATCTTGGCAAGAACAATGGGACTGCTACGGAGGCGGGTAGTGTCATTACTGGACACAAGGTGGACCCAGAATTAACAGATAGTCATCATACTGATGAAGTGACCTACAAGGATAATAGCAGAGATATTTCAGACCGAACGAGGTCTGTAGTTGAACCCattggagaagagagagaaaagaataatagTAAAAGTGAGAATGCGGAAGCAGGAGAACAGAGGGACAATGGTGTATCTCACAAGTCTAGCAGTCTTGTTGGTCGAAACGCTGAGGTTCGGGAAGGTCCCATCGGGCAGTCGCCCAAAGAAGCTATCAAAATGATTGATAGAGACAAGGTCAAGGCAGCActtgagaaaagaagaaaatcacGTGGAGAGATGTCCAGGAAGAAAGATGTGATGGATGAAGATGATCTCATTGAGAGAGAGCTGGAAGATGGTATAGAATTGGCGGCAGAGGATGAGAAAAACAGGCGGGAGAGGGGGCAAAGCTGGTCTAAGGTTGATAACCAAGATGATGGGAAGGTCTGCGAGGAATCTTCAAGTGCGCATCATTCAGGAACCAAGACCCACACTTCACGGGGGACCAAAGTAGAGAATGTAGTTGAAGAAGGAGAGATGTTAGATGATGCTTCCCCAGCTTTGAATAGCCGCAAGAGAAAAGCTGGGAGGTCCCCTGATTGGCACTCCGAGGGAAAGAAGTGGAACGATTCTAATAACCATCACCATGCTGTGGAAGATGGAAACCGCAAGAATCGATCGGTTCATACCGACAGGGAGCTCAAAAGGCATGCCCATGGGAATCACTTATAA
- the LOC111783352 gene encoding LOB domain-containing protein 4-like, translating into MKTENGLRKQGGGGAAPCAACKLLRRRCGEECVFAPYFPADQPHKFANVHKVFGASNVNKMLQELPLHQRGDAVSSLVYEANARVRDPVYGCVGAISSLQQQIDSLQTQLALAQAEVVHLRVRQTASFSNYGLSPTSPGNSGSPSSRLMGSQSSRPMFEMDMVVDQAMGDSVW; encoded by the exons ATGAAGACAGAGAATGGGCTGAGAAAACAAGGGGGCGGAGGAGCAGCGCCATGCGCAGCATGCAAGCTGCTGAGAAGAAGGTGCGGCGAGGAATGCGTATTCGCGCCATACTTCCCCGCGGACCAACCCCATAAGTTCGCCAATGTCCACAAGGTCTTCGGCGCTAGCAACGTCAACAAAATGCTCCAG GAGTTGCCACTTCACCAGCGAGGAGATGCAGTGAGCAGTTTAGTATATGAAGCGAACGCTAGAGTGCGCGACCCGGTCTATGGGTGTGTGGGAGCGATATCGTCTCTACAGCAGCAGATAGACAGCCTCCAAACTCAGCTGGCTCTGGCTCAAGCTGAGGTTGTGCACCTAAGGGTGCGACAGACAGCATCATTTTCAAACTATGGGCTAAGCCCAACAAGCCCAGGTAACAGTGGGTCACCCTCATCCAGGCTCATGGGCTCACAATCCTCCAGGCCCATGTTTGAGATGGATATGGTTGTGGACCAGGCCATGGGGGACTCAGTGTGgtga